A region from the Aphis gossypii isolate Hap1 chromosome 1, ASM2018417v2, whole genome shotgun sequence genome encodes:
- the LOC126549443 gene encoding ABC transporter G family member 23-like produces MAEIENKKIQVESELAICILNAFKSFSDTCVLNGLNMSVPLGSIYGLLGPSGCGKTTLINVILGKFPLDSGIIKINPNRYSDIGYMPQDLCLDSMLTIGETFKYYGSLYKMNKSDISSKSKELISWLKLPQSYTLLKDLSGGECRRVSLAVTLLHDPTIIILDEPTVGIDPVLRFEIWQKLLEMVKTQAKTIIITTHYIEEAHQAHTIGLMRNGVLISETSPQNLLVQQNANSLEEAFLSLSSSQEFEEMTQKVNISKNINASSNILHSDNGISFIRIGAFIKKNVAICLRDFTFIFFMILFPMMAAIIFNLAIGGNIKNVNIAIQNKEIAECQTVVVNPCIYDDINNLTLSCAVLNGLRTLEYNLISVKNREEGDILVKKAKSVAFIQFPQNFSIGLQQYVLGSWFSTNEYSSNTAAYANIDVGNVLVKSQIIRNLFNVFEDVIVNSTRACSEKFVKSPFRTTYLVGNKVETFIHSIATMFVSM; encoded by the exons ATGGctgaaatagaaaataaaaagattcaAGTAGAATCCGAGTTagctatatgtattttaaatgcctTTAAAAGTTTTTCTGATACTTGTGTTTTAAATGGCTTAAATATGAGTGTACCTTTAGGATCCAT atACGGTCTTTTAGGACCAAGTGGCTGTGGAAAAActacattaataaatgttattcttGGAAAGTTTCCATTGGATTCTgggattattaaaataaatcccaATCGTTATTCAGATATTGGATATATGCCTCAA GATTTGTGTTTAGATTCTATGCTTACCATAGgagaaacatttaaatattatggttcattgtataaaatgaataaaagtgATATTTCTAGTAAAAGCAAAGAACTTATTAGTTGGCTTAAATTACCACAGAGTTACACACTACTAAAAGATCTAag TGGAGGTGAGTGTAGAAGAGTTTCATTGGCTGTCACATTACTTCATGATCCAACAATCATAATACTAGACGAGCCTACAGTAGGGATTGATCCAGTATTAAGATTCGA AATTTGGcagaaattattagaaatggTAAAGACGCAagctaaaactattataattactacgCATTATATCGAAGAAGCACATCAAGCACACACT atAGGTTTGATGAGAAATGGTGTTTTAATATCAGAAACTTCCCCTCAAAACTTATTAGTACAACAAAATGCCAACTCATTAGAAGAAGCATTTTTATCGTTAAGTTCTAGTCAAGAATTTGAAGag atgaCTCAAAAggtcaatatttcaaaaaatatcaatgcaTCATCAAACATTTTGCACTCTGACAACGGAATATCATTCATTAGGATTGGTgcatttataaagaaaaatgttgcTATTTGTTTAAGGGATTTCAC gtttatattttttatgatcttATTTCCAATGATGGcagctataatttttaatttggctATTGgtggtaatattaaaaatgttaatattgctattcaaaataaagaaatcgCTGAATGCCAGACCGTAGTAGTTAATCCATGTATTTATGatgacattaataatttaactcttAGCTGTGCAGTTTTGAACGGTTTACGAACTCTAGAatacaattta atctCAGTTAAAAATCGGGAAGAAGGAGACATTTTAGTGAAAAAAGCTAAATCAGTAGCATTTATTCAGTTTCCTCAAAACTTTAGCATAGGACTTCAACAATATGTTCTTGGTTCATGGTTTTCTACCAACGAATATTCATCAAATACGGCAGCCTATGCAAATATTGATGTTGGAA atgttttggtaaaaagtcaaattattcgaaatctatttaatgtttttgaagatGTAATTGTAAACAGTACACGTGCCTGCAGTGAAAAATTTGTTAAGAGTCCTTTT agaaCTACATATTTAGTGGGAAACAAAGTTGAAACATTTATTCATAGTATAGCTACCATGTTTGTGTcgatgtaa